In Yarrowia lipolytica chromosome 1F, complete sequence, a genomic segment contains:
- a CDS encoding uncharacterized protein (Compare to YALI0F02233g, similar to Saccharomyces cerevisiae GLC8 (YMR311C); ancestral locus Anc_5.6, similar to uniprot|P41818 Saccharomyces cerevisiae YMR311c GLC8 regulatory subunit for protein ser/thr phosphatase GLC7P) — translation MVKGILKHKTPEAEVAPNPEIDRQKVLENTRANAQLYSQNSEKIRRASTGKVRVDEASSGTTEFPSNVNGPNGGQPSDISWDEAGIYLHEQDKGTYMKIDEPKTPYAGTLGDNEYYAEDDEEATGFSLGEPEFDEDGTLEKERIIKDSSVEEDDDDHEIDEREQLREEDQQQHEEFLKKRNQHYNMKIDLAAARKLAEQEDDEDDE, via the coding sequence AAGGGAATTCTGAAACATAAGACGCCGGAGGCCGAGGTTGCCCCCAACCCTGAAATCGACCGACAGAAGGTCCTGGAAAACACACGAGCGAACGCCCAGTTGTATAGCCAAAACTCGGAAAAAATCAGACGAGCTAGCACGGGCAAGGTCCGAGTCGACGAGGCGTCGTCGGGCACCACGGAGTTCCCTTCCAACGTCAATGGCCCCAACGGAGGTCAGCCCAGCGACATTTCGTGGGACGAGGCTGGAATCTACCTCCATGAGCAGGATAAGGGAACATACATGAAGATTGACGAGCCCAAGACTCCGTATGCCGGCACTCTGGGAGACAACGAGTACTACGCTGAGGACGATGAAGAGGCGACGGGATTTTCTCTTGGAGAGCCCGAGTTTGACGAAGACGGAACACTGGAGAAGGAACGAATCATCAAGGACTCCTcggtggaggaagacgacgacgaccaCGAGATTGACGAGCGGGAACAgctgagagaagaggatcaacagcaacatgaAGAGTTTCTCAAGAAACGAAACCAGCACTACAACATGAAGATTGACTTGGCGGCTGCACGAAAGCTTgccgagcaggaggacgacgaagacgatGAGTGA